The Anolis sagrei isolate rAnoSag1 chromosome Y, rAnoSag1.mat, whole genome shotgun sequence genome contains a region encoding:
- the LOC137095625 gene encoding zinc finger BED domain-containing protein 4-like, whose amino-acid sequence MATETDTNALSSCEMGESSTSVQKSQRCAHDVLPSTSDKTTTGYEVEGEEEDESEGWVVDLDNMDSASTSALSDPEEDCMLLEGEEEEPPTIPMPSPNTSTPNTSIIIPVARVGRPRSLLWDHYDVHAQKAILAVCRYYGVSVSRGKDMRHLATIGLRMHMKRHHPNVKLDAVEGGSTCSSTLSTPTSPTDPMQKTIDAWSLPVSRLRSGFKPPSVKEVTRHLGEMLALDHQPFHMVEREGFHRFVHLLAPWYNIPTRQTFSRTVIPALYEGCKQRLRTLLNNSRSVYVHFTSDIWSSMGGGHSYLSLTAHWWETEGCLDSGQRWALLSLEVIDTDHRADTIAEYLRDMMRDWMRHTHSSGNSGFMVTDAGRNMIRAVESAGFTNVTCMAHLLHNCVKDGFKGPDDSSSTAVIQLIDRCCRIVGFFHRSSKSAKLLRDRQTVECHPQHQLLQDVPTRWNSTYMVLERMVEQQRAVHAVSLSMAAPINKLVPNNQEWMTIAQLVEILEPFKIATKKLSGQKALLSQGLPVILRLKRHLETLGGHSTLHSMAGPLTPQAQEVVRKLSIAVRKRLLPLMESKTHVLAALCNPCIEDTVCPKDLPRWKAELVLLVRGEYHRRVGEQSEQTVNAISPQNPSGCASTVTNSPTLPPTRNDGRAERQKWRCEENFIQDSIAFLSEGGTSLSAQAAKIDLAEHSVNRYFEEPQETLSTDQLTYWSFRSKAWPGFSTMARKFLSCPPTSVQSERVFSLPGDVVTVQRTALDPLAVETLVFLKANLPILGYPEIDFVSTVP is encoded by the coding sequence ATGGCAACTGAAACAGACACAAATGCTTTATCAAGCTGTGAGATGGGAGAATCATCTACATCGGTGCAAAAGTCTCAACGTTGCGCTCATGATGTACTACCGAGTACTTCTGATAAAACTACCACTGGTTATGAAGTGGAGGGTGAGGAGGAGGACGAGTCTGAGGGATGGGTGGTAGACCTTGACAACATGGATTCTGCTTCCACCTCAGCACTTAGTGATCCAGAggaggactgcatgctgctggagggcgAGGAAGAGGAACCACCAACAATCCCAATGCCTTCCCCTAACACCTCTACTCCAAATACAAGCATTATTATACCTGTAGCACGTgtgggtaggccgagatcgcttcTCTGGGATCATTATGACGTCCATGCTCAGAAGGCCATTTTGGCAGTTTGTAGATATTacggtgtgagcgtcagcagaggaaaagatatgaggcatcttgccactatagggctaaggatgcacatgaagagacaccacccaaatgttAAGTTAGACGCAGTGGAAGGCggcagcacatgcagcagtacactgagcactccaacctcaccaacagaccccatgcagaaaaccatcgatgcttggAGCCTGCCAGTTTCAAGGCTGAGATCTGGAtttaagccgccatcagtgaaggaagtAACACGTCACCTGGGAGAGATGCTGGCTctagaccaccagcccttccatatggtggaacgggaaggttttcaCCGATTTGTTCatctcctggcaccatggtacaacaTCCCGACTCGCCAAACTTTCTCTCGAACTGTCATCCCAGCTTTAtacgagggatgcaagcaacgccTCAGAACCCTGCTTAACAATTCACGATCCGTGTATGTACATTTCACCTCGGACATTTGGTCCAGcatgggaggagggcattcctatctgtccctcaccgctcactggtgggagacggagggttgcctCGACTCGGGTCAACGTTGGGCCctcctgtcccttgaggtgatagatacggatcacagggccgacaccatcgCTGAGTACTTGCGAGATATGATGAGAGattggatgcggcatactcattccagtggtaactcgggattcatggtcacagacgcaggaaggaacatgatccgggcggttgAAAGTGCGGGCTTCACTAATGtcacatgcatggcgcacttgttgcataactgtgtaaaagatggcttcaaggggcccgatgacAGCAGCTCCACTGCCGTCATTCAGCTCATTGACCGCTGCTGCAGAATCgtgggcttcttccaccgtagctccaagtccgcaaaactgctgcgtgacaggcagaCCGTGGAGTGCCACCCACAACACcagttactgcaggatgtccctacccgctggaactccacctacatggtgttggagcgcatggtggagcaacaaaGGGCAGTTCACGCCGTATCACTGTCAAtggcggctccgataaacaagctggtccccaacaaccaggagtggatgaccatcgctcagctggtcgagatcctagaaccatttaaaatagcCACCAAAAAACTTTCAGGCCAGAAAGCTCTACTCAGCCAGGGGCTCCCTGTCATCTTACggttgaagaggcatttggagacgctgggtggacacagtacattgcattctatggctgggcccctgactccacaggcccaggaggtggtcagaaagttgtcTATCGCCGTCCGTAAACGTCTCCTCCCGCTGAtggagagtaagactcatgttttggcagcactctgcaACCCTTGCATCGAGGACACCGTCTGCCCCAAAGATTTGCCGAGGTGGAAGGCAGAACTTGTCTTGCTCGTGAGAGGAGAATACCATCGGAGGGTAGGGGAGCAGTCAGAGCAAACTGTCAATGCCATTTCTCCCCAAAATCCCAGTGGTTGCGCCAGCACCGTTACCAATAGCCCCACCTTGCCACCTACAAGGAATGACGGTAGGGCAGAGCGGCAGAAATGGAGGTGCGAGGAAAATTTCATACAGGACAGTATAGCTTTTCTTTCAGAGGgaggaacatctttgtcggcccaggcggCAAAGATAGACTTGGCCGAGCACTCTGTTAACCGTTACTTTGAGGAGCCTCAGGAGACTTTATCCACCGATCAATTGACTTACTGGTCCTTCCGAAGCAAGGCATGGCCTGGCTTCTCAACCATGGCACGCAAGTTTCTGAGCTGTCCACCtactagcgtgcagagtgagagggtcttcagcctgcCAGGAGATGTCGTAACCGTCCAACGTACCGcgctcgacccccttgcggtgGAGACGCTGGTTTTCCTGAAGGCCAACCTGCCAATTTTGGGCTATCCAGAGATTGATTTCGTGAGCACCGTCCCGTAG